The Streptomyces kanamyceticus DNA segment CGTCGAGCACGGTCAGCGGCTTCACCCCTGACGGCAAGGCTTACTTCAAGACCACCACGAAGCAGGCCGGCCCCTCGGGTGCCACGGGCAACTCGACGGGTTCGCACTCCTGACGTGGTCCCCCTGCTGTCCGGCCGCTGAGCCGGATCGCCTCGTGAGCCCCGAAGCAACTGCTTCGGGGCTCACGCCTGTGTGCGGCCGAGGCCGCTGACGAGGGTCAGGAGTGGGATTCCGTGGTCGTGTAGCGGATGTGTTCAGGACCGCCCACCGTCAGTCGGCTCTGCTCGAAGTAGGCGGTCCCCGCGGCGTCGAACCCGGACTCCGTCTCGCGGTAGTCGAGGACGCCACCGGCGAAGTCCACACTCTGCTGGTGCCAGGACGGACCGGGATCCGTCCGCTGCGCCGCGACGGCGGCGCCGCCCGAGGCCAGACACAGACCCGTGGACAGTACGAGGGTGCAGACGGTGAGGCGGAACGGTCGGTGGGTGGTGAGCGCAGTCAACATGCCTTGACCCTCAGCCCTCACGGCGGCCCTTTCCGGGCGACGCACCGGCGACTGCCCGCTTTCGACCCTAGTGGGCGTCAGGAACGGGGCTGCTCGACGGGGTCGCGCTCGGGGTCGCGCTCGGGGTGGCGACGGCCTCGGGCGTGACCGAGGGAGTCGCGGCCGGGGGAGTCGCGGCCGGTGGGGTGGGCGCGGTAGGCACGGGGGCGATGGTCGTGCTCGCCGTCCCGGGGGCGAACAGGGCGTTGCCGGGGAAGATGACGGTGGCTGAGGCCGTGTCATCGGCGGCGACGTGGAAGGTACAGGTGAAGCGGCCCTCGCGGGTGGTCACGGTGTTGCACCGCTGGACGGCACCGGCCGTACTGGTGATCTCCACGGACACCGCGAGCTGCGACAGCGGGAACACGAGCGTGTCTCCGTCCACCAGACGGCCGCTCACGTGCAGGGTCGCCCGGTCACCGAGGGAGACCTCCTGGGCGCTGAGCTCGGTGACGACGCTGGCGGTCCGCGTCGAAATGGCCGTGCCGCCGTCCGGCAGCGTCGAGGGAGCGGGCGGCAGGGGATCGGCACCGGCCGGCAGAGCTGTCACTCCCATGGCCAGGGGTACGGCTGCCAAGAACAGTAGATGTCTGCGGGCACCCATCACACAACACTCCCAGAGTCTGACGTTCGCGGTTTCTCTCGTTTACTCCTGCGATGCATGGAGGGTTATGCCACCGGAGCGCCGACGGATAACAGACCCCGGGTCCACCGGGCGGATAGCCCCGCCACTCGGGTGACGCGGACACATTGACGTAGAGCCGTAGAGCCGTAGAGCCGTGGAGCCGTAGAAACGCGAAACGGCCGCGCGGGTCCCCTGTCGCACCTGAAGGGGACCCGCACGGCCGTGGGCGGTACAGGTCAGCTGTTGCCCGCGCCGTTGCCCGAGAGGACCGGGATGTTGTCCAGGATGTGCGACAGCGGCTCGTCGCCCTTGGCCTGGGTGGAGTTCTCGGTGCACTGCTGGTTCTGCGGGGCCGACAGGACCGGGATGTCCTGGACCGCGACCGGCACGACGCCGACGAGCGAACCGATGTTGGCCTTGGCCGGGAGGCCGATGCAGGGCTTGTTCAGCGAGCCCTGGACCAGGGACATCTGCGGGCTCATGTCGCCGTGGGTGGCGGAGTTGCCGAAGCTCTGCGTCGCGCCGTTGCCGCTGGACGAGGTGGTGCCCGAGTCGTCACCGATGGCCATGGCCGAGGGCGCGGTGACGGCGGACATACCGGCGACGGACGCGGCGAGCGCGGCCGTTGCGAGCAGCTTCTTCATGGTGTGGGGTTCCCTTCGAAGACCGGCTCCGTTGTGGAGCCGCATGTCTATCAACTGAGTGGCAGCCAGGTAGTTGCGGTGAGTAGCCCGTTCAGCCGAGTGCGGTGCTCACCGTCAGTCACACGCGACCTTGTCGCCGTGGAAGATTTCCCTGCTGCCGAGCCGGGGCGGGTCGGAGGGGGCTCCCGCGGATTTGCGGGCATCGAACGCGTGACCGCGGTTCAGGGCACCGAAGACCTTGGCGGCCCGCGGCTTGTCCCAGTCCAGCGTGGCGCCGATCCCGTCCTGCGACGCGCTGAACCCGCGGATGGGGACCGTCGTGAATTCGATCTTCGAGGGCGGGAGCTCGCGCAGGGCCGTGGCCAGCGAGGCGAGCTGATCGACGGTGAACCCCTGGTCCACGCGCGAGGACCCGAGGACGGCGCGGGCCAGCCGGGCCGTGCGGAGGGGGTCGGTGAACGCGCGGTCCGAGGAGAGGGTGCGCAGGACCCCCACCAGGAAGCGCTGCTGGCGTTGGATGCGGCCGAAGTCCGCGCTGTCGTCCACGTGCCGGGACCGGACGTACTGCAGCGACTGGCCACCCGTCAGGTGATGCGTGCCCGGCGGGAGGTCCATCTTGGTGGCGAAGTCCTTGAGGCGCCGCGGGGTGCACACGCGGACGCCGCCGACCTGGTTCACGCTGTCGATGAACCGCCTGAAGTTGATCTCCAGATAGCGGTCGATCCGTACCTTCGTCATCCGCTCGATCGTGCGCACCGCGAGCCGGGGACCGCCTTCGGCGTAGGCCGCGTTGAGTTTGGCGGGATGCGCCGCACGCGTGGCGCCGGTCGCCCGGTCGCGGTGCGCGGGGATGACGGCGCGGGAGTCCCGCGGCAGACCGACGACGCTGACCCGGTCCTTCCGCGGCGATACGTGGATGAGCATGATCGTGTCGGAACAGTTGCAGCCCACGCTGCCGGTGGAGAAGCGTTCTTTCTCGGCCTTGGTGATGCCCGCGCGGGTGTCGGTTCCCAGCAGCAGGATGTTCGTGCCGGGACCGTTCTCCGGGCGGTTCGTCATGCCGTCGAAGACCGAGAGTCGCTGGGCGGGCCCCGGCGCCGCGACGGCGGTGAGCCCGGTCAGGGAAGCGGCGAGCGCGACCCCCAGGGTGATGGCGCCGAGGCACTTTCCGCCTCGTCCACGCGACGGTGCGCGGGGGGTCGTCCTCATGCTGTTCTCCGCTGGCTTGGTGAGAGGGAGGAAGTCTCGGGTCACCGTAGAACGGGATGACATGTCATTCCGCCGTGGTTCTGGCGCGGCGCACAGGAACAACTCTTTCGCCACAGCGTGCTGTTTTGATGGCGAGACGGGTTGGAACAAGAGCAGCGACTCTCCAACCAGGACGGGGAACCAATGGCTGATGGCGCAGGACGCTGGCAGAGGGTCGGGGTGATCCCGGCGAGCAGGAAGCCCCCGGAAAGCCGCACCGACCCGGTCTATGAATCCCTGATCAGAATGTGGCGCGAGCAGGGAAGGACGATTCCAGGACTTCCCGACCACGAATGGAACAGGCTGATCGAGCAGGATCCCTGGCCCCGATATTGAAAAGCACGGATTGAACAGCACAGATGGAACAGCACAGCGGGCCGCCACAGGAGGTGGCGGCCCGCTGAATTGCTGAACGTCAGTTGTTGCCCTCGCCGTTGCCGGAGAGGACCGGGATGTCGTCCAGGATGTGCGACAGCGGCTCGTCGCCCTTGGCCTGGGTCGAGTTCTCGGTGCACTGCTGGTTCTGCGGCGCCGACAGGATCGGGATGTCCTGGACCGCGACCGGCACCACGCCGACCAGGGAGCCCGCGTTCACCTTGGCGGGCAGGCCGATGCAGGGCTTGTTGAGCGAGCCCTGGATGAGGGCCATCTGCGGGCTCATGTTGCCGTACGTGGCGGAGTTGCCGAACTCCTGGATGGCGCCGTTGCCGCTCATCGTGTTGGTGCCGCCGTCGTTGCCGGTGGCGAGCGCCGTGGGGGCCGCAGCGGCCGACATGCCGACGACGGAAGCCGTGACCGCCGCAGCGGCCATAACCTTCTTGAGCACAGGGATTCCCTTCATGACTGAGCCCCGTCCGCGGAGCACCCTGAGCAACTACCCCGGCCGCGATGAGTTGCTCAGATTCACTCTGATGGCCCAAACCCCCGGCGAGGCCCGACTCGGGACCGCGCCGATCGCACGGTTTCGAAAGGCGATCCGATGGAGTGAATGGGCGGAACCAAAAGCCGCAGGGCGAGTTGGGCAGTCCGCAGTTACCTGTGGTCGGTCCAGAAAAGGAACAGCAATGCACTACAAGAAGGCAATGGCCGCGGCCGCGGTCGCCGTCTCGGTCGTCGGCATGTCGGCTGCCGCGGCTCCCACCGCGCTCGCCATCGGTGACGACGGCGGCACGACGTCGATGAGCGGCAACGACGCCAAGCAGGAGTTCGGCAACTCCGTCACCAAGGGCAACATGAGCCCGCAGCTGTCCCTCGTGCAGGGCTCGCTGAACAAGCCCTGTGTCGGCCTCCCGGTCAAGGGCAACGCGGGCGCCCTG contains these protein-coding regions:
- a CDS encoding LCP family protein; amino-acid sequence: MRTTPRAPSRGRGGKCLGAITLGVALAASLTGLTAVAAPGPAQRLSVFDGMTNRPENGPGTNILLLGTDTRAGITKAEKERFSTGSVGCNCSDTIMLIHVSPRKDRVSVVGLPRDSRAVIPAHRDRATGATRAAHPAKLNAAYAEGGPRLAVRTIERMTKVRIDRYLEINFRRFIDSVNQVGGVRVCTPRRLKDFATKMDLPPGTHHLTGGQSLQYVRSRHVDDSADFGRIQRQQRFLVGVLRTLSSDRAFTDPLRTARLARAVLGSSRVDQGFTVDQLASLATALRELPPSKIEFTTVPIRGFSASQDGIGATLDWDKPRAAKVFGALNRGHAFDARKSAGAPSDPPRLGSREIFHGDKVACD
- a CDS encoding rodlin, whose amino-acid sequence is MKKLLATAALAASVAGMSAVTAPSAMAIGDDSGTTSSSGNGATQSFGNSATHGDMSPQMSLVQGSLNKPCIGLPAKANIGSLVGVVPVAVQDIPVLSAPQNQQCTENSTQAKGDEPLSHILDNIPVLSGNGAGNS
- a CDS encoding rodlin; its protein translation is MHYKKAMAAAAVAVSVVGMSAAAAPTALAIGDDGGTTSMSGNDAKQEFGNSVTKGNMSPQLSLVQGSLNKPCVGLPVKGNAGALVGLVPVAVQDINVLSAPQNQQCTENSTQAKGDEPLSHILDQIPVLSGNGEHNS
- a CDS encoding rodlin, whose amino-acid sequence is MLKKVMAAAAVTASVVGMSAAAAPTALATGNDGGTNTMSGNGAIQEFGNSATYGNMSPQMALIQGSLNKPCIGLPAKVNAGSLVGVVPVAVQDIPILSAPQNQQCTENSTQAKGDEPLSHILDDIPVLSGNGEGNN